From the genome of Spinacia oleracea cultivar Varoflay chromosome 2, BTI_SOV_V1, whole genome shotgun sequence, one region includes:
- the LOC110800677 gene encoding uncharacterized protein — translation MPPAVNLQETVESLPCSSSIASRFPDLRGVRWRINLGVLPSSLSSTIDDLRRVSADSRRRYAALRRRLLVDPHVTKFSDDSSDLVVDNPLSQNPDSTWGRFFRNAELEQMVDKDLSRLYPEHGSYFQTPGCQGLLRRILLLWCLRHPECGYRQGMHELLAPLLYVLHADIQHLNEVRKLYEEHFVDKFDEVLLLESHDFNFKISADTLEDDTGLQESSRKHTSLSELDASVQTIVQVTDPYGAEGELGILLSGKFMEHDAYCMFDALMSGAGGAVAMAEFFSHPPASATQTGLPPVIEASLALYHLLSIVDSSLYNHLAELGVEPQYFALRWLRVLFGREFSLENLLVIWDEMFSFDNNASVTAPANDPGVLNSPRGAFISAMAVSMMLSVRSSLLATEYVTSCLQRLLNFPKNVDLEKLIGKAKSLVPLALAANVPSHSTPVIGLGSQNKQMAVKGHAHSLSFDSSGPGTPVSLVPERYWEEKWRVAQEEEETKKEISAKKVSSQRKGWTEKIKSRLSRTESDPSPSKREARQRDKKPSVRKNLLKDLSQQLNFGEDSEETGHDKLSCLEDPLYIDSDVFVQDAGDESVAYIGESCSGLSVASEEHSPAFSEPQSPAENDSEKSSIASNISHDSIDGGTIGSSSFQSTTEEPPLPISDVPDANAYEASGSDNSSKEVSAIVSKERKSLTGKFQWFWKFGRQASGEGPSDKKSEVEDIKPADGEDLLINKPGSSVDEINCSLVNIKSDGCDQNLLCTLRNLGQSMLENIQVIESAFQQEKGQAGSLDNLSKHALVEKGQVTAITAFKELRKISNLLREM, via the exons ATGCCCCCGGCCGTAAATTTGCAGGAGACGGTGGAATCATTGCCGTGTTCTTCTTCAATAGCATCTCGTTTCCCTGATCTTAGAGGTGTTCGATGGCGTATAAATCTTGGGGTTCTtccatcttctctctcctccaccatTGATGATCTCCGCCGCGTATCTGCCGATTCTCGCCGCCG GTATGCTGCTTTAAGAAGGCGCCTCCTTGTTGATCCACATGTAACCAAATTTAGTGATGATTCTTCAGATCTAGTTGTGGATAACCCACTGTCCCAAAATCCTG ATAGCACATGGGGTCGCTTTTTTCGAAATGCAGAGTTGGAACAAATGGTTGACAAAGATTTATCTCGCTTGTACCCTGAGCATGGTAGTTACTTCCAGACACCAGGATGTCAAGGCTTGTTGAGGCGAATTTTGTTGTTGTGGTGCCTTCGGCATCCAGAATGTGGTTACAGACAAG GGATGCATGAACTTTTGGCTCCTTTATTGTATGTGCTTCATGCGGATATTCAGCATCTTAATGAAGTTCGCAAACTTTATGAAGAGCACTTCGTAGACAAATTTGACGAGGTTTTGTTGCTTGAAAGTCATGATTTCAATTTCAAGATATCTGCCGACACTCTAGAAGATGACACGGGCCTTCAAGAAAGTTCCAGAAAACATACAAGTCTTTCTGAACTTGACGCCAGTGTACAAACTATTGTTCAGGTAACTGATCCTTACGGGGCAGAGGGTGAGCTTGGCATTCTGTTATCTGGAAAGTTTATGGAACATGATGCATATTGTATGTTTGATGCTTTAATGAGCGGAGCAGGTGGTGCTGTAGCCATGGCCGAATTTTTCTCCCATCCACCTGCTAGTGCTACCCAAACAGGCTTACCACCTGTCATTGAAGCTTCATTAGCACTTTACCACTTGCTTTCTATTGTTGATTCCTCATTGTACAATCACCTTGCTGAACTGGGTGTTGAGCCTCAATACTTTGCTCTTCGCTGGCTACGTGTTCTATTTGGCCGCGAATTTTCTCTCGAGAACCTATTGGTTATCTGGGATGAGATGTTTTCATTTGATAACAATGCATCTGTAACAGCTCCTGCAAATGATCCTGGGGTCTTGAACTCCCCCAGGGGAGCATTTATATCTGCAATGGCTGTTTCCATGATGCTCAGTGTGAGATCTTCTCTACTTGCCACTGAATATGTCACTTCGTGTCTTCAGAGATTACTCAATTTCCCTAAAAATGTAGACCTTGAGAAATTGATAGGAAAAGCGAAATCTTTGGTGCCACTTGCTCTAGCGGCCAATGTTCCTTCACATTCTACTCCAGTGATTGGTCTTGGCTCCCAAAACAAGCAAATGGCAGTGAAAGGTCATGCGCATAGTCTCTCATTTGATTCAAGTGGTCCAGGAACACCAGTGAGTCTTGTACCTGAGAGATATTGGGAAGAGAAATGGAGAGTTGCgcaggaagaagaagaaactaAGAAGGAAATTTCTGCCAAAAAAGTCTCTTCTCAGAGGAAAGGTTGGacagagaaaatcaaatcaaggctATCTAGAACTGAATCTGACCCATCCCCATCAAAAAGAGAAGCCAGACAGAGAGATAAAAAACCATCTGTCAGAAAAAACCTGCTGAAAGATTTGTCCCAGCAACTAAACTTTGGGGAAGATTCTGAAGAAACAGGGCATGATAAATTGTCTTGTCTCGAGGATCCCCTTTATATCGACTCCGATGTGTTTGTCCAAGATGCTGGGGATGAAAGTGTTGCTTACATCGGTGAGAGCTGTTCTGGCCTAAGCGTTGCCAGTGAAGAGCATTCTCCTGCCTTTTCAGAGCCACAGAGTCCTGCTGAAAATGACTCTGAGAAAAGCAGTATTGCATCAAATATATCGCACGATTCAATTGATGGTGGAACCATAGGTTCTTCTTCGTTTCAGTCTACTACAGAAGAGCCGCCCCTACCAATTTCTGATGTACCTGATGCAAATGCTTATGAAGCATCTGGTTCCGATAATAGCTCAAAAGAAGTATCAGCAATAGTTTCAAAGGAACGGAAAAGTTTAACGGGTAAGTTCCAGTGGTTCTGGAAGTTCGGCCGCCAAGCCTCTGGTGAGGGACCTTCTGATAAAAAGTCTGAGGTTGAGGATATCAAACCAGCTGATGGAGAGGATCTTCTGATAAATAAACCTGGGTCTTCTGTTGATGAGATAAACTGCAGCCTTGTGAATATAAAATCAGACGGCTGTGACCAGAATTTGTTATGTACATTGAGGAACCTTGGCCAGTCTATGCTGGAAAATATTCAG GTGATCGAGTCAGCATTTCAGCAAGAAAAAGGTCAAGCTGGTTCATTAGATAACCTTTCTAAGCATGCCCTTGTCGAGAAAGGGCAAGTAACAGCAATAACTGCTTTTAAGGAGCTTCGGAAAATCAGCAATCTTCTGCGGGAGATGTAA